Proteins co-encoded in one Opitutus terrae PB90-1 genomic window:
- the murB gene encoding UDP-N-acetylmuramate dehydrogenase: MHLTIREHVSLAPLTTLGIGGPARYYIEAATVADLREAVAFAGARSLPVFILGGGSNLLVSDVGFPGVVIRVQITGVHAKPQGECVVLRAGAGEAWDGFVAYCVAHGYWGLENLSLIPGTVGAAPVQNIGAYGREVREVIESVVVFDPLSAAERTLTNAACLFGYRDSVFKHGDAKQLIVMGVSFKLSLTPRPELAYKDLATRFSTPGVASPSLAEIRDAVIAIRTAKFPDLSRTGTAGSFWKNPVVTIATLESLRARFPEMPSYPVDATHAKLPLAWILDVVLKAKGYAKGNVALFHQQPLVLVAGRGATCREITAFAAEIEARVAEQTGIMIEKEVLVVA, encoded by the coding sequence GTGCACTTGACCATCCGCGAACACGTCTCGCTCGCTCCGCTCACCACTTTGGGCATTGGCGGCCCAGCCCGGTATTACATCGAGGCCGCCACGGTGGCGGATCTGCGCGAAGCGGTCGCTTTCGCCGGCGCGCGGTCACTGCCGGTGTTCATCCTCGGTGGTGGCTCGAATCTCCTCGTCAGTGATGTCGGATTCCCGGGCGTGGTGATACGCGTCCAGATCACGGGGGTGCACGCCAAGCCCCAGGGCGAATGCGTTGTGCTTCGCGCCGGGGCGGGCGAGGCGTGGGACGGGTTCGTCGCGTACTGTGTCGCGCACGGCTACTGGGGCCTGGAGAATCTTTCCCTCATCCCTGGAACGGTCGGGGCCGCGCCGGTGCAGAACATCGGCGCCTATGGTCGGGAGGTGCGTGAGGTCATCGAGTCGGTGGTCGTTTTCGATCCGCTCTCGGCCGCAGAGCGCACCCTGACCAATGCCGCGTGTTTGTTCGGCTACCGCGACAGCGTGTTCAAGCACGGCGACGCGAAGCAGCTCATCGTTATGGGAGTGAGTTTCAAGCTGAGCCTCACGCCCCGGCCGGAACTGGCCTATAAGGACCTGGCGACCCGTTTCTCCACACCAGGCGTCGCGTCACCTTCACTGGCGGAGATACGTGACGCGGTGATTGCGATTCGCACCGCGAAGTTTCCGGATCTTTCGAGAACCGGCACGGCGGGCTCGTTTTGGAAGAACCCGGTTGTGACGATCGCCACGCTGGAGTCGCTGCGTGCGCGCTTTCCCGAGATGCCCTCGTATCCGGTGGACGCAACCCACGCGAAACTTCCGCTCGCGTGGATTCTCGACGTAGTGCTGAAGGCGAAAGGTTATGCCAAAGGCAACGTCGCGCTTTTCCATCAACAGCCGCTCGTGCTGGTGGCAGGCCGGGGCGCGACGTGCCGCGAGATCACGGCGTTTGCGGCCGAGATCGAAGCGCGCGTCGCAGAGCAGACGGGAATAATGATCGAAAAGGAAGTACTGGTCGTCGCGTAG